The DNA region GGACTCCACCACGGACCCCGACACCGACCCCACCCGTACCGTCGGCGGCGTCCCCGTGGATATCTGGTTAGTGTGCGGCTATGACCTTGTTGTTGCTGGCGTTGGCCATCGCGTGTGAGGTGACCGCGACGGTGTCGTTGAAGATCTCCGAGGGGTTCAGCAAGTTGGTGCCGTCGATCATCGTGGTGATCGGGTATGGGGCGGCGTTCTACTTTCTGTCGCAGGCGTTGAAGCGGGGGATGGCGATCGGGGTGGCGTATGGGATCTGGTCGGCGGTGGGGGTGGTGGCGGTGGCGACCATCGGGGCGCTGTTTCTGGACGAGCGGATCACGGCGGTGCAGATCGGGGGGATCGTGTTGGTGATCGCGGGGGTGCTGGCGCTGGAACTCGGTGGGGCGCACTGAGGTTCGCGGGGCGGGGCGTCAGTCCTGGACGCGGACCAGGTATCCCGCGTCGGCGAGGGCGGTGAGGACTTCCTCGCGGTGGGCGGGGCCGCGGGTTTCCAGGGTGAGCAGGACCTCCACCTCGTCGATGGCCAGCCAGGGGAAGGTGCGGGAGTGGGCCACGTCGAGGACGCTGGCGCCGGTGCGGCTCAGCTCCGACAGCAGCCGCGACAGGCTGCCGGGGCGATCGGAGATGGTGATGCGGGCCGCCAGGTAGCGGCCGGCCGCGCTGAGACCGTGGCCGATGACGCGGGTCAGCAGCAGGGGGTCGATATTGCCGCCGGAGAGGATGGCGCACACGGGGCCGTCCAGCGCGAGTTCCTCTGCGGCACAGGACATCAACGCCGCGACACCGGCCGCGCCCGCCGGTTCGACGATCAGCTTGGCCCGCTCCATGCACAGCAGCAGTGCCCTGGACAGGGCGTCCTCGTCGACTGTGACGATGGTGGGTGCGCACTCCAGAACATGCTCGAAGGGCACCTCGCCCGGCAGGCCGACCGCGATACCGTCGGCCATGGTGGACATCTGCTCCAACGCGATCGGCTTCCCCGCGGCGAGCGAGGCGGGCCAGGCCGCGGCCTCGGCGGCCTGCACGCCGATCACCCGGACCTCCGGCCGCATCCGCTGCAGCACCGCCGCCACCCCGGCCAGCAGGCCACCGCCGCCCGTCGGCACCAGCACCGTGCCCACATCGGGGAGCTGATCGAGGATTTCGAGCCCGACCGTCGCCTGCCCGGCCACGATGTCGAGATGATCGAACGGGTGCACCAACGTCGCCCCGGTCCGCTCGGCGAATTCCTTCGCGGCGGACAGACATTGGTCGACGGTGTCGCCCACCTGGTACACGGTCGCGCCATAGGCCCTGGTGGCCACCAGTTTCGGCAGCGCCGCGCCGACCGGCATGAACACCGTGGAGTCGATGCCCAGCGAGGTCGCCGACCACGCCACCCCCTGCGCGTGATTACCCGCGCTGGCCGCCACCACGCCGCGCGCCCGCTCGGCCGGAGCCAGATTCGCGATCCGGTTGTAGGCCCCGCGCGGCTTGAACGAGCCGGTGCGCTGGAGGTTCTCGCATTTCAGCCAGACCGGATGCCCGACCAGCTCCGAAAGCACCCGCGAGCCGACCACGGGTGTGCGCCGGATCACCGGCTCGAGCAGGGTCGCCGCGGCTTCGATCCGCGCCATGAGCTCCATGCGCGTCATGTTGCCAGGAATTCACCTCACTCGCCGGGCGGCGCGGCGCACCCGTCGAGGATGATGGGCCGCCCGCGGCTGACGCGGGTGAACGAGCTGGTCAGAAAAGATATATGGGTCACGCAATGATCCGGAAACCGAAAAGCAATCCACGGGGAACGGCCCGTTCCTACCTTGAGCACACTCATCGGCTTTCGGATCGGATACAACCCCATGACCGACATCGTCACCCCCGCAGCGGCGGGCGCGGAATCAGCAGCGGCGCCGCCGGCTCCAGACTACGACCCCCGGCTCACCAATGACGATCTGGCCCCACTGAAGAAACAGACCTGGGGCTCGTACCACATCTTCGCCTTCTGGATGTCGGATGTGCACAGCGTCGGCGGATACGTCACGGCCGGTAGCCTTTTCGCGCTCGGCCTGGCCGGCTGGCAGGTGCTCGCGGCGCTGCTCATCGGCATCACGATCGTATATTTCCTGTGCAATCTGGTGGCCGCGCCCAGCCAGCGCGCGGGCGTGCCGTACCCGGTCATGTGCCGCAGCGCCTTCGGCGTGAAGGGCGCCAATATCCCCGCCATCATCCGCGGCCTGATCGCGGTGGCCTGGTACGGCATCCAGACCTACCTGGCCTCGGCGGCGCTGATCGTGGTGGCGGTCAAGCTGTTCCCGAGCCTGGCCCCCTACGCCAAATCCGGTGACTACGGTTTCCTGGGCTTGTCGCTGCTGGGCTGGGCCGCCTACCTGGTGCTGTGGGTGGTGCAGGCCGCCGTGTTCTGGCAAGGCATGGAGTCCATCCGCAAGTTCATCGACTTCTGTGGTCCCGCCGTGTATGTCGTGATGTTCTTCCTGTGCGGCTACCTGATCTACAAAGCGGGCTGGGGTTCGATCGATCTGCAATTGGGCGCGGTGAAGTACCACGGCTGGGACGCGCTGCCGGTGGTGCTGGGCGCGATCGCCTTGGTGGTGTCCTACTTCTGCGGGCCCATGCTGAACTTCGGCGACTTCTCCCGCTACAGCAAGTCGATGGCGGCGGTGAAGCGCGGCAACCTGCTCGGGCTGCCGGTCAACTTCCTGGCCTTCTCGCTGCTCGTGGTGATCACCGCGTCGCTGACCCTTCCGGTGTACGGCGAGCTCATCACCGATCCGGTCGAGACCGTCTCGCGCATCGACTCCACCTTCGCGATCGTGCTGGGCGCGTTGACCTTCACCATCGCCACGGTCGGCATCAATATCGTCGCCAACTTCATCTCCCCGGCCTTCGACTTCTCGCACGTGAGCCCGCAGAAGATCAGCTGGCGGATGGGCGGAATGATCGCCGCGGTCGGGTCGGTGCTGATCACGCCGTGGAACCTCTACAGCAACCCCGACGTCATCCACTACACGCTCGAAGTGCTGGGCGCGTTCATCGGCCCGCTGTTCGGGGTGCTGATCGCCGACTACTACCTGGTGCGCAAGCGGACCATCGTGGTCGACGAGCTGTTCACCATGGCCGAGACCGGGAAGTACTGGTACCGCAACGGATTCAATCCGGTCGCGGTGATCGCCACCGTGATCGGCGCGCTCGCGGCGGTGTTCCCGGTGCTGGCCAAGGACGTGTACGGCATGCACACCGCCGCCCAGTACAGCTGGTTCATCGGCTGCGGGCTGGCGCTGGTCATCTACTACGGGCTGGCCACGCGCACCAAGCTGATGGTTACTGCCTGACCGGCAGCGTCATCGTCAGCGCGATCCCTGGCAGCGGTGCCGGCCGCAGCCAGGGATTTGCTGTGTCAGTGATAAACATGAGTGTGCCAATGTGTTCCGGGTTACATAATCGGCACGGATTCGCGTATTAAAGCGCACACAAACATATTCTGCTTTTCCCAATCGGAATTAAGTAGGGTGGATCCCATGCAGCTCTCCCGGTTCACCGATCTCGGCTTGCGGTCGCTCATGCGGCTGGCGGTCAGTAGTGGGGCCGAGGAGCGTGTCACCGTCAAACTCATTGCGCGACAGGTGAACGCATCCGAGAACTACGTTGCCAAGGCCGTCTCCAAACTCGCCGAACTCGGTTATGTCGAGTCCCAGCGCGGGCGCACAGGCGGAATCTTCCTGACCGATGCGGGAAGAAAAACCACTATCGGCACTATTGTCCGAC from Nocardia tengchongensis includes:
- a CDS encoding multidrug efflux SMR transporter; this encodes MTLLLLALAIACEVTATVSLKISEGFSKLVPSIIVVIGYGAAFYFLSQALKRGMAIGVAYGIWSAVGVVAVATIGALFLDERITAVQIGGIVLVIAGVLALELGGAH
- the ilvA gene encoding threonine ammonia-lyase, giving the protein MTRMELMARIEAAATLLEPVIRRTPVVGSRVLSELVGHPVWLKCENLQRTGSFKPRGAYNRIANLAPAERARGVVAASAGNHAQGVAWSATSLGIDSTVFMPVGAALPKLVATRAYGATVYQVGDTVDQCLSAAKEFAERTGATLVHPFDHLDIVAGQATVGLEILDQLPDVGTVLVPTGGGGLLAGVAAVLQRMRPEVRVIGVQAAEAAAWPASLAAGKPIALEQMSTMADGIAVGLPGEVPFEHVLECAPTIVTVDEDALSRALLLCMERAKLIVEPAGAAGVAALMSCAAEELALDGPVCAILSGGNIDPLLLTRVIGHGLSAAGRYLAARITISDRPGSLSRLLSELSRTGASVLDVAHSRTFPWLAIDEVEVLLTLETRGPAHREEVLTALADAGYLVRVQD
- a CDS encoding NCS1 family nucleobase:cation symporter-1 encodes the protein MTDIVTPAAAGAESAAAPPAPDYDPRLTNDDLAPLKKQTWGSYHIFAFWMSDVHSVGGYVTAGSLFALGLAGWQVLAALLIGITIVYFLCNLVAAPSQRAGVPYPVMCRSAFGVKGANIPAIIRGLIAVAWYGIQTYLASAALIVVAVKLFPSLAPYAKSGDYGFLGLSLLGWAAYLVLWVVQAAVFWQGMESIRKFIDFCGPAVYVVMFFLCGYLIYKAGWGSIDLQLGAVKYHGWDALPVVLGAIALVVSYFCGPMLNFGDFSRYSKSMAAVKRGNLLGLPVNFLAFSLLVVITASLTLPVYGELITDPVETVSRIDSTFAIVLGALTFTIATVGINIVANFISPAFDFSHVSPQKISWRMGGMIAAVGSVLITPWNLYSNPDVIHYTLEVLGAFIGPLFGVLIADYYLVRKRTIVVDELFTMAETGKYWYRNGFNPVAVIATVIGALAAVFPVLAKDVYGMHTAAQYSWFIGCGLALVIYYGLATRTKLMVTA
- a CDS encoding Rrf2 family transcriptional regulator, translating into MQLSRFTDLGLRSLMRLAVSSGAEERVTVKLIARQVNASENYVAKAVSKLAELGYVESQRGRTGGIFLTDAGRKTTIGTIVRQLECDNEVIDCAGDNPCPIASVCRLRGVLAKAQNAFYVELDRYVIADLVDQRTVDLLHMPVFPAAALIDT